A genome region from Pseudomonas sp. N3-W includes the following:
- the tal gene encoding transaldolase, with the protein MTSKLEQLKQITTVVADTGDFEAIARVKPVDATTNPSLLLKAAAIPGYAELLNACVHDCKGDVGLASDRFGVAVGQEILKVVPGRISTEVDARLSFDTDAVLKRAHRLIELYDKAGIGRDRVLIKIASTWEGIRAAEKLEKEGIQCNLTLLFSFAQAAACADAGVFLISPFVGRIYDWYKKANGNDYTGADDPGVQSVTRIYNYYKANDYKTVVMGASFRNLNQIEQLAGCDRLTISPDLLEKLAADNGKLERKLAPGHAGEARLNLNEAQFRWLSNEDAMATEKLAEGIRQFARDQEKLEALLQAKL; encoded by the coding sequence ATGACTTCCAAGCTGGAACAACTCAAACAGATCACCACCGTCGTTGCCGATACTGGCGACTTCGAAGCTATCGCGCGCGTCAAGCCGGTAGACGCCACCACCAACCCTTCCCTGCTGCTCAAAGCCGCTGCGATTCCCGGTTACGCCGAGTTGCTGAACGCTTGCGTTCACGACTGCAAGGGCGATGTGGGCCTGGCCAGCGACCGTTTTGGCGTTGCTGTAGGGCAAGAGATTCTCAAGGTTGTACCGGGTCGTATTTCCACTGAAGTGGATGCGCGCCTGTCGTTCGACACTGACGCCGTATTGAAGCGTGCGCACCGTCTGATCGAGCTGTACGACAAGGCCGGTATTGGCCGCGACCGTGTACTGATCAAGATCGCCTCCACCTGGGAAGGCATCCGCGCTGCCGAGAAACTGGAAAAGGAAGGCATTCAGTGCAACCTGACCCTGCTGTTCTCCTTCGCTCAGGCAGCGGCCTGTGCCGATGCCGGCGTGTTCCTGATTTCGCCATTCGTGGGCCGTATCTACGACTGGTACAAGAAAGCCAACGGCAACGACTACACCGGCGCGGATGATCCGGGCGTGCAGTCGGTGACCCGCATCTACAACTACTACAAGGCCAATGACTACAAGACTGTGGTCATGGGCGCGAGCTTCCGTAACCTGAATCAGATCGAGCAACTGGCCGGGTGTGATCGCCTGACCATCAGCCCGGATCTGTTGGAGAAGCTGGCGGCCGATAATGGCAAGCTGGAGCGCAAACTGGCGCCAGGGCATGCCGGCGAAGCACGCTTGAACCTCAATGAAGCGCAGTTCCGCTGGTTGTCCAACGAAGACGCGATGGCGACCGAGAAGCTGGCCGAAGGCATTCGTCAGTTTGCCCGGGATCAGGAGAAGCTTGAGGCGCTGTTGCAGGCCAAGCTGTGA